In one window of Escherichia coli DSM 30083 = JCM 1649 = ATCC 11775 DNA:
- the purK gene encoding 5-(carboxyamino)imidazole ribonucleotide synthase: MKQVCVLGNGQLGRMLRQAGEPLGIAVWPVGLDAEPAAVPFQQSVITAEIERWPETALTRELARHPAFVNRDVFPIIADRLTQKQLFDKLHLPTAPWQLLSEHSEWPAVFDRLGELAIVKRRTGGYDGRGQWRLRADETEQLPAECYGECIVEQGINFSGEVSLVGARGFDGSTVFYPLTHNLHQNGILRTSVAFPQANAQQQAQAEEMLSAIMQELSYVGVMAMECFVTPQGLLINELAPRVHNSGHWTQNGASISQFELHLRAITDLPLPQPVVNNPSVMINLIGSDLNYDWLKLPLVHLHWYDKEVRPGRKVGHLNLTDSDTSRLTATLEALIPLLPPEYASGVMWAQSKFS; the protein is encoded by the coding sequence ATGAAACAGGTTTGCGTCCTCGGTAACGGGCAGTTAGGCCGTATGCTGCGTCAGGCAGGCGAACCGTTAGGCATTGCTGTCTGGCCAGTCGGGCTGGACGCTGAACCGGCGGCGGTGCCTTTTCAACAAAGCGTGATTACCGCTGAGATAGAACGCTGGCCGGAAACCGCATTAACCCGCGAGCTGGCGCGCCATCCGGCCTTTGTGAACCGCGATGTGTTCCCGATTATTGCTGACCGTCTGACTCAGAAGCAGCTTTTCGATAAGCTCCACCTGCCGACCGCACCGTGGCAGTTACTTTCCGAACACAGCGAGTGGCCTGCGGTGTTTGATCGTTTAGGTGAGCTGGCGATTGTTAAACGTCGCACTGGTGGCTATGACGGACGCGGTCAATGGCGTTTACGCGCCGATGAAACCGAACAGTTACCGGCTGAATGCTACGGCGAATGTATTGTCGAGCAGGGCATAAACTTCTCAGGTGAAGTGTCGCTGGTTGGCGCGCGCGGCTTTGATGGCAGCACCGTGTTTTATCCGCTGACGCATAACCTGCATCAGAACGGCATTTTGCGCACCAGCGTCGCTTTCCCGCAGGCCAATGCACAGCAACAGGCGCAAGCTGAAGAGATGTTGTCGGCGATTATGCAGGAGCTGAGCTATGTGGGCGTGATGGCGATGGAGTGTTTTGTCACGCCGCAAGGTCTGCTGATCAACGAACTGGCTCCGCGTGTGCATAACAGTGGGCACTGGACACAAAACGGTGCCAGCATCAGCCAGTTTGAGCTACATCTGCGGGCGATTACCGATCTGCCGTTACCGCAACCAGTAGTGAATAATCCGTCGGTGATGATCAATCTGATTGGTAGCGATCTGAATTATGACTGGCTGAAACTGCCGCTTGTGCATCTGCACTGGTACGACAAAGAAGTCCGTCCGGGCCGTAAAGTGGGGCATTTGAATTTGACCGACAGCGACACATCGCGTCTGACCGCGACGCTGGAAGCCTTAATCCCACTGCTGCCGCCGGAGTATGCCAGCGGCGTGATGTGGGCGCAGAGCAAGTTCAGTTAA